AGTTTCATTTGTTCGGAGAGGACGACTCCGACGCTCCCCAGAAGGTAGCCGACTTCGATGCGTCGGCTGGATAAAGCCAGTTTTTCGTAAGCGATCCGGGTTACCCCGGGATCGATTTCCACGACATCGGTATGTACTTCGGGCAGAGTGTAATCGACCCAGCGCGGGAATGTGTAACCGCCGCCGCCGATGACGAGGCATTTCGTATCGGGGTGATGATCCAAAGCCAAGCGGAGCAATTCCCCTTGAATCTCCTCGTGCGTGTAACCCAGAAACGAAGGATCGTCGATATCCACAAACGAATGCGACAAGTGATCCAAAGAAAGCGAGGCGACGGCTCGCCCGTGATATTCGGAATTGTAATTGACCCGAATCGCATAATAGCGGGTTTCCAGGTCGAAGCGATTCGAAATGCTGGGAACCAACATCATGCCGAAGCAAGCCGCCCCGATCACAATGCTGCCAACGAACAACAACACGCTGTTCTTCCAGAGCTTACCCACGAGCGCGGCCAGTACGCTGAGCACTAAAGCGATGAGAAGAATCATGCTCCAGGTGCCGAGAGAGGCAATCAGGAAATAGCCGGTGACGAAAGTTCCGACGATAGCCCCGAAGGTACTCACCGCGTAGACCGAACCGGCCACTCGCCCGACGTGGGAGATATCGGGAACGCTCATTCGAATGACTTGCGGGGAAATCATGCCCAGCAGGAACATGGGAATGAAGAACAGAGCGAAGGTCCAACCCACGATCTGGCGGACGAGATCGTGCCCGACCAGTTGAGTGATGGTTTCGACGTAGCCGTAAGTGACATAAAAGGGCTTACCGAAGGGGGGCTCCACCAGCTGATTTTCGTAGATGGTCATCTGCTGGAGTATCGCCGTGATGGCCAGAATGCAGATTGTCGCCAAACCGGCACAGAGCAATGTGGTGGAGAGAATATGCGTGCGAGCGATGCCGTTTTTGAGCATTCGAATTTTCTCTTCGGTCGTCGGCAACAGGAGCATGGTGAGCAGCAGTCCACCGCAACCGGCGCAGATGAGATTGATCCGATAGCCCATGGGTATCTGGATATTTGCCATTTTCTGGATGCGTTCGACCGCGAGCGGGGCAATTGCCAAACCAATGATCGCACCTAGGGAGAAAAGCAGGATACTGGTAATTAGCCGGTTTCCGATCGCAAGCTGGGCCAAACGCGTGAGCAATTTGCCCCGGTCGGCGATAATCCCTCCACAGAAATTCCCGAGGGCGGTCCCGGCCAGCATCACACCGATGATTCCAGTCCAGGAATAGAGCGAAACACCCAGAATCGGGGCCAGATAGCGCGAGGCGGTCAGTTCCAGGGACATGCCGCAGAAGCTGGCGGTAAACACGATGGCATAGGCCCGCCAGAGCTGATTTTTCATCGAATCTTCCATCTTCTCCGGCAGTTGATCCGATTTTTCCTCGCGAGGGGCATGGTAACCGATCAGCAGTGTCAAAAATCCCAATACAGCCAGTGAGGCCGCTACCCCGAGGCTGATCTGATCGAGCGTGTAGTCGGCCATGAAGTAAAAGCCGGTGAGGTAGTTGCCCAGCAGACAACCGAGCGTACTCAGCGCGAAAATCAACCCGGTAATCCGCCCGGCATTGCGAACATCGGAGATCATCAGTTTGATTGTCAGTGGGGTGATGAGGCTCAGGATAAATGCGGGCGCCAGGCAGAAGGCGAAGGCCAGGGCTGGAATTCGAATCCAGAGCGGCAGGTTCTGGTGGATGTCGGTCGCATTACAAATCCGCATTCCCAACAGCATTGTCAGCGAACAGATAGCTCCGAGGATCAGCATCCCGGCCAGTGTGCGCGTCGAAGGATATTTATCGGCAATGCGACCGCCCACGGCATTTCCCAGGGCGATGCCGGTGAGAAAGACGCCGATGACGCTAGTCCAGGTTTCAACGGAAGAACCGATGAAGGGTGCCAGATAACGCCCGGCCAGAAGCTGCAAAACCAAAGAGCCCGCATTGGCCAGAAAAATGATCAAGGCGGCGACGACCATCATGAATGCCGGAACACGAACCATGACAAATCCAGTTGAAGTGGAAGGATATTCGGTTAGTTCTAGGAAATGTGCGAATGAAAACGAATCGGGGAAGAGGCTCTTTCCAAATTCCTTAATCGATACAACCCCACTCCCAGCCAACGCCCGCCAAAAGACTTTCCCGATAAAATATAAATGAGAGAGCGGCGGGACTCCTTTAACTGGAAATCTTCCGCGCGACTTTTCGAGCAGTTAGGGATTTCTTGACAGGGCACCGGCCAAGTCCCTTGCTTCTCCGTGACTACTATGAGAAGATAAAAAGAGACTCGCGCGGAGGAATCTTTTATGGCTCAAGCTGTCGTCGACCCCAATGAGCTGCGCCGTTTTGCGTCGGGATTGAAACGATTCAACAACGATTTGCAGGCCAATCTCGCGTCCGTGCACGGTCAACTCCTCGCTCTGGGCGACACCTGGCGCGATCAGGAACATGAGAAATTCCGGCAGGAATTCGAGGAAACCATTCGCGTCGTCGAACGCTTCATCGACATCGCCAACGAGCACATCCCGTTCCTCATGCGAAAAGCCGAACGCATCGAAGAATACCTGCAACAGCGCTAGGCGGGGACTTCAATAATGGCTGCCGACGTTAAATCGATTGCGGCTCTGGAAGACTGGAAAGTCCATCTGGTGAATTTCCGAACCGATGGGCTGGAAAGCATTACCGCGCTGCATCTGGAAGTTCAAAAAGCCCTCTCCTGGCTCGAAGATACAGAAGCCTACTGGAAGCGGATGGTCCGCCAGACGGAAGAGGAACTCGTCGAGGCCAAAGCCGAGTTGGCCCGGCGGGAAATGCCCGATTTCTCTGGAAAAACACCCGATACCACGCTTCACAAAAAAGCGGTCCAGAAGTGTAAAGCCAAGCTGGAATATTGCCACGATCAGATCGATCTTTGCCGGTCCTGGCGGACGAAACTGCCGCGCATGGTCGGCGAGGAATTCGAAGGCCCTGCCCGCCGGTTCACTAATTTTATCGAAACTGAACTGGCGCGGGGCATCACTGTTCTCGACAAACAGATCTCCGCACTCGAGAGTTATGCCAATATGGGCCAGGTGCCTGCAGCCGCGCCGGCCGCGAAACCGGAGGGGACATGAAAGTCGATGCGGCCCGGGGTCGACTGTACG
The genomic region above belongs to Telmatocola sphagniphila and contains:
- a CDS encoding fused MFS/spermidine synthase codes for the protein MVRVPAFMMVVAALIIFLANAGSLVLQLLAGRYLAPFIGSSVETWTSVIGVFLTGIALGNAVGGRIADKYPSTRTLAGMLILGAICSLTMLLGMRICNATDIHQNLPLWIRIPALAFAFCLAPAFILSLITPLTIKLMISDVRNAGRITGLIFALSTLGCLLGNYLTGFYFMADYTLDQISLGVAASLAVLGFLTLLIGYHAPREEKSDQLPEKMEDSMKNQLWRAYAIVFTASFCGMSLELTASRYLAPILGVSLYSWTGIIGVMLAGTALGNFCGGIIADRGKLLTRLAQLAIGNRLITSILLFSLGAIIGLAIAPLAVERIQKMANIQIPMGYRINLICAGCGGLLLTMLLLPTTEEKIRMLKNGIARTHILSTTLLCAGLATICILAITAILQQMTIYENQLVEPPFGKPFYVTYGYVETITQLVGHDLVRQIVGWTFALFFIPMFLLGMISPQVIRMSVPDISHVGRVAGSVYAVSTFGAIVGTFVTGYFLIASLGTWSMILLIALVLSVLAALVGKLWKNSVLLFVGSIVIGAACFGMMLVPSISNRFDLETRYYAIRVNYNSEYHGRAVASLSLDHLSHSFVDIDDPSFLGYTHEEIQGELLRLALDHHPDTKCLVIGGGGYTFPRWVDYTLPEVHTDVVEIDPGVTRIAYEKLALSSRRIEVGYLLGSVGVVLSEQMKLRRPSQITPIHMDGRQYVSEKAQKGYYHLIMQDAVNDLSVPYHLMTREYNDALKKILAPDGVYLLTLIDSVRDGVLWRAAVRTMRETYKYVYLIDSVPFYNDRGEHIMANGRHVLIVYGADQPIDLNGLHAVLRKKVASRLGGQTAMGVGALAYPSFTYVLDSDKLEAAMTTPVKKAAFGNIPILLRDQYAPVDNLMSGVFRDREEPERD
- a CDS encoding WXG100 family type VII secretion target, which translates into the protein MAQAVVDPNELRRFASGLKRFNNDLQANLASVHGQLLALGDTWRDQEHEKFRQEFEETIRVVERFIDIANEHIPFLMRKAERIEEYLQQR